A section of the Sceloporus undulatus isolate JIND9_A2432 ecotype Alabama chromosome 3, SceUnd_v1.1, whole genome shotgun sequence genome encodes:
- the PGAM1 gene encoding phosphoglycerate mutase 1, with translation MAAAAYRLVLVRHGESAWNLENRFSGWYDADLSATGQQEAQRGGEALRDAGYEFDICFTSVQKRAIRTLWTVLDAIDQMWLPVVRTWRLNERHYGGLTGLNKAETAAKHGEAQVKIWRRSYDIPPPPMEPDHPFYSTISKDRRYADLTEDQLPTCESLKDTIARALPFWNEEIVPQIKEGKRVLIAAHGNSLRGIVKHLEGMSEEAIMELNLPTGIPIVYELDKNLKPIKPMQFLGDEETVRKAMEAVAAQGKVKK, from the exons ATGGCGGCGGCAGCGTATCGGCTGGTCCTGGTGCGGCACGGCGAGAGCGCCTGGAACCTGGAGAACCGCTTCAGCGGCTGGTACGACGCGGACCTGAGCGCCACCGGGCAGCAGGAGGCACAGCGAGGGGGAGAAGCCCTCAGAG ATGCTGGCTATGAGTTTGACATCTGCTTCACATCTGTGCAGAAGAGGGCAATCCGCACTCTCTGGACTGTGCTAGATGCCATTGATCAAATGTGGCTACCTGTAGTGAGGACCTGGCGTCTCAACGAGAGGCATTATGGTGGCCTGACAGGCCTTAACAAGGCTGAGACCGCAGCTAAACATGGTGAGGCCCAAGTGAAGATCTGGAGGCGTTCTTATGACATTCCACCACCTCCAATGGAGCCTGATCATCCCTTCTACAGTACCATCAGCAAG GATCGGCGCTATGCTGACCTCACTGAAGATCAGTTGCCTACATGTGAAAGTCTGAAAGATACCATTGCTCGGGCCTTGCCCTTCTGGAATGAGGAAATTGTTCCCCAGATCAAGGAAGGCAAACGGGTGCTCATTGCTGCCCATGGCAATAGTCTCCGTGGCATTGTTAAACATCTAGAAG GAATGTCTGAGGAAGCAATCATGGAACTCAATCTGCCCACTGGAATCCCTATTGTCTATGAATTGGACAAAAACCTGAAACCTATCAAGCCCATGCAATTCCTGGGAGATGAGGAGACAGTCCGCAAGGCCATGGAAGCTGTGGCAGCCCAAGGCAAAGTCAAAAAGTGA
- the EXOSC1 gene encoding exosome complex component CSL4 isoform X2, whose amino-acid sequence MAPARYCVPGERLCSLEEGIPGSGTYTRHGSIFASLAGCVMRKSENGTLPVISVMRDVESQLLPDVGATVTCKVCSINSRFAKVHILYVGSTPLKSPFRGTIRREDIRATEKDKISLGDAQSNYLLATAENELGVVVAHSEAGVQMVPISWCEMQCPSTHSKELRKVARVQPQFLQT is encoded by the exons GAGAGCGACTCTGTAGCTTAGAAGAAGGCATCCCTGGGAGTGGCACCTACACACGTCATGGTTCTATCTTTGCTTCTTTGGCTGGTTGTGTTATGAGAAAAAGTGAGAATGGCACG CTCCCTGTTATCTCTGTCATGAGGGATGTCGAGTCTCAGCTTCTGCCTGATGTGGGAGCCACAGTGACGTGCAAG GTTTGCAGTATCAACTCTCGTTTTGCAAAGGTCCACATCTTATATGTTGGTTCTACACCACTCAAATCCCCATTCCGTGGAACAATCAG GAGGGAAGATATTCGAGCTACAGAGAAAGACAAG ATCTCTTTAGGTGATGCACAATCCAACTACTTGCTGGCCACAGCAGAGAATGAGCTGGGGGTTGTGGTGGCTCATAGTGAAGCAG GTGTACAGATGGTGCCAATCAGCTGGTGTGAAATGCAGTGTCCCAGTACACATAGCAAGGAGCTGCGCAAGGTAGCCCGGGTACAGCCCCAATTTCTGCAAACATAG
- the EXOSC1 gene encoding exosome complex component CSL4 isoform X1 — MAPARYCVPGERLCSLEEGIPGSGTYTRHGSIFASLAGCVMRKSENGTLPVISVMRDVESQLLPDVGATVTCKVCSINSRFAKVHILYVGSTPLKSPFRGTIRREDIRATEKDKVEVYKSFRPGDIVLAKVISLGDAQSNYLLATAENELGVVVAHSEAGVQMVPISWCEMQCPSTHSKELRKVARVQPQFLQT, encoded by the exons GAGAGCGACTCTGTAGCTTAGAAGAAGGCATCCCTGGGAGTGGCACCTACACACGTCATGGTTCTATCTTTGCTTCTTTGGCTGGTTGTGTTATGAGAAAAAGTGAGAATGGCACG CTCCCTGTTATCTCTGTCATGAGGGATGTCGAGTCTCAGCTTCTGCCTGATGTGGGAGCCACAGTGACGTGCAAG GTTTGCAGTATCAACTCTCGTTTTGCAAAGGTCCACATCTTATATGTTGGTTCTACACCACTCAAATCCCCATTCCGTGGAACAATCAG GAGGGAAGATATTCGAGCTACAGAGAAAGACAAG GTAGAGGTTTACAAAAGTTTTCGTCCTGGAGATATTGTTCTGGCCAAAGTT ATCTCTTTAGGTGATGCACAATCCAACTACTTGCTGGCCACAGCAGAGAATGAGCTGGGGGTTGTGGTGGCTCATAGTGAAGCAG GTGTACAGATGGTGCCAATCAGCTGGTGTGAAATGCAGTGTCCCAGTACACATAGCAAGGAGCTGCGCAAGGTAGCCCGGGTACAGCCCCAATTTCTGCAAACATAG